Within the Leptotrichia sp. oral taxon 498 genome, the region TATTCATAATTAAAACTTTTTTCCCAAAAACTTTTTTTTGAATTTCAGCAATTATGAGCTGTCGTCTTTCCCGTCCCATCGAAGGCAACTCGTAGCTATAAATCTTTTCAATCGGATATTTTGAAATAAATGCAATTCCAAACTCACCTTTGTCATAATCCATTGCTTTCTGAAAATAATAATAGCCATATCCCAGCTCTTTTGCAATATCCGAAGTCACATCTCTAAAATTACTTCTCTGAGTGTTTCTGTCAACTTCCTGTAGTGAAACAAAGTCCGGTGAATACGGCTTTATACTCTGCCCCAATTTTTGTCCATTTGTAAGTCTAGCTCCGTAAATATTATATGTCATCAATTTTAATTCCTTTGCCGAAAGCATGATAGCGTTTGCCATCAAAAACAATGACACCATTTTTTTTATACTGCTCATTTTAAAATTACTTCTCCTGTTTTTTTATTATTATATCATTTTTTTTTATATTCGTAAAATTTATTTTTTAAAAATAAAAATGGAAGACCTTTTTAATTTTCTTCCATTAATTTAGTTATTTAGTTAATTTAGTAATATTTAGATTAATTTTGATATTTTTTATTTAAAAAGTTCATTTATCTTTTGTATAGTAAAATTTACATCATTTGATTTTGTGATCTCAACTATACTTGTCCCAACTATAACTCCATCTGCAAATTTTCTCATTGTATTAACATTGTCATTATTTTTTATTCCAAATCCCAATGACACAGGCAAATCAGTTTTCGTTCTAATATTTTCAATAAATTTTTCAAGTCTTGGTAAGTCAACTTGTTTACTTCCTGTCACTCCGAGCGAACCAATTGCATATACAAATCCACTTCCCCTAGATGCAACTTTTTCAATTCTATCCTGTGAAGTCACACTCACAAAAGGAATAAAATCAATATTATTTTTTTTAGCTTTCTCAAACAGTTCTTTAGCTTCCTCATAAGGCAAATCAGGAACCAAAAGTCCTTTTATGCCACATTCTACACATTTTTTAATAAATTTGTCAATTCCATAAGAAAAAATTAAATTATAATAAATTAAAAATACAAGCGGTTTTGTAACTTTCTCTTTCACTTCATTTATCAAATCAAATACTGTATCTGTTGTAACTCCAGCTTCTGATGCTGCAAAAGAAGCTTCAGAAATAAGTTTTCCATCAGCCAGTGGATCTGAATAGGGAACTCCAACTTCTAATATATCAATGCTTGTCTTATCCAAATTCTCTAAGAATTTTTTTGTAAATTCCAAGTTTGGATAACCTGCGACAACATAGCCAATATTTGTTTTTTCTCCATTTTGTCTTTTTTTCTCAAATACATTTTTTATACTATTCATTAACGTCATCTCCTCTCAATACTGAAAACACTGTATGCATATCTTTATCTCCTCGTCCAGATACATTTACAATTATAGTTTCTCTTCTATCTTTAGAAAGTGTCGGACAAAGTTTTTCCAGATAAGCAAGTGCATGAGCACTTTCTATCGCAGGTATTATCCCTTCTTTTCTAGTTACCAAAATTAGTGCATCCATCGCTTCTTTATCAGTAACCGGCGCATAAATTGCCCTTTTCATATCATGTAAATACGAATGTTCAGGTCCTATTCCAGGATAATCAAGTCCTGCTGAAATCGAGTGAACTGGTAAAATTTGCCCATATTTATTTTGAAGCACATAAGTTTTCATTCCATGAATAATCCCTTCTCTTCCAAGCGTCAACGTAGCAGCATGTTTATCCGTATCAATTCCAAGCCCCCCAGCTTCAACACCATACAATTTCGTAGTTTTGTCATCTAAAAATCCGCTAAAAATCCCAATCGCGTTACTTCCTCCACCAACACAAGCAATCACATGGTCAGCATGTTTCCCTAAATCTTCAATCTGATGTCTAGCTTCTTTTCCAATAATCGACTGAAAATCTCTAACAATCGTAGGATAAGGATGTGGTCCAACAACAGAACCAATTACATAAAATACAGTTTCAATCTCCGCAACCCAAGCCTGAATTGCCGCAGTAGTAGCTTCTTTCAATGTTTTAAGCCCATCTTCAACCGAAACAACTTTCGCTCCTAAAAGCTCCATTCTAAACACATTCAATTTTTGACGCTCAATGTCAACTGCTCCCATATAAACATCACATTCAAGCCCAAGAAGTGCCGCAGCTGTAGCAGTCGCAACCCCATGCTGTCCAGCCCCAGTTTCAGCAATAACTTTCTTTTTTCCCATTTTTTTTGCAAGTAAAACTTGTCCAAGCGCATTATTAATTTTATGTGCTCCCGTGTGATTCAAGTCCTCTCTTTTCAAATAAATGTCGTGGTTGTAATAGTCGCTCAAACTTTTTGCATAATAAAGTGGCGTTTCTCTTCCAACATAATTTTTCAGCAAATCTTCAAAATTTTCATAAAATTCCTTGTCATCCTTCAATTCATCGTAAGCTTTTTCCAACTCAAATAATGCCGTCATTACCGTTTCTGGAACAAACTGCCCTCCAAATTCTCCAAAATATGCTTTTTTATTTTCCATAGTTACTCCTTCTATTTTTTATTAAATAATATTTTTTTAAATACTTTTTATCGGTATATCTTGACTCCTTAATATATAAATATCGCTATTACCTAATTTTTATTTTAACTTAACTTTTTACAATTTCAATTATTTTTTCTACTAATTTTTTATTTTTTCTGTTATCAATTTCAACTTTGCTATTTACATCAACTACCGCTGGTCTATAAGATATTGCTGCTTCCACATTTTCTGTTGAGATTCCTCCAGCTAAAATAAATGAATATGGACTCACTTCCTTTAAAATTTGCCAATTAAAAGTTTTTCCATTTCCACCCGCTTTTTCGCCTTTTGTTTCAAAAAGTGGATATTCGATAAATGATTTATAATCATTGATATTTGGAAGTTTATTTTTCACAGCAAAACTTTTCCAAATCACAGTTTTATCTTTAATACTTTTTACATCATTTTTCAAATCATTCAAATAATTTTTATGAATTCTCTCAAGCGCTTTTCCCAGCTCTTCACAATATTCCGCTGTTTCATTTCCGTGAAGCTGTACAACATCAATTTTAAGCGTTTCCACAATTCTCACAATATCTCTAATCATTGCATTTACAAACACGCCAACGACTTTTTTTTCATTTTTATGCGCAATTTTTACAATTTGACTTGCAATTTCAATATTCACTTGCCTTGGACTTTTTGCAAAAATACATCCAATATAATCAATGTCAAGTCCTTTTAATTCTTCCATTTCCTCAATCGACCGAATCCCACAAATTTTTAGTAAAGTTTTATTCTTTTCCAACGCATCTCCTCTCAATTCAATAAATTCAAAAATTTATATTATTTTTTAAATTTTTTCAAAATTCAAATTTCCTCTCATAAGCGCTTCCCCAATCAAAAGACCATCAACTCCAATAGTTTTTGCATATTCCAAATCATCTTTTGTCATAAAACCGCTTTCTCCAACAAGAATAAGTTTTTCTTTCATTTCAGCTGGAATTTTATCTACCAATTTTTTTGTTGTCAAAATATCCACTTCAAAAGTATCAAGATTTCTATTATTCACTCCCAAAATTTCCAAGTCAGGTATCTTTAAAGCTCGTTCCAACTCAACCTCATCATGAATTTCAACCAAAACATCAAGCTCCAAATCATGTGCCAATTTATGCAACTCACACAAAGTCTTATCATCCAACATTCTCACAATAAGAAGTATTGCCGAAGCCCCTAAAAACTTAGCATGCGCCACCTGAAACAGAGTATAAATAAAATCCTTCCTCAAAATCGGCATTTCTGGAAATTTTTCCCGAACAATTTTTATAAACTCATTCTCCCCTTTAAAATATTCTTTTTCTGTCAATATCGAAAAAGCTGCAACCCCTTTATCCACATAACTTTGAGCTTGTTTTAACAAATCAAAATCATCTTTTGCAATTTTTCCCTTCGATGGAGAAGCTCTCTTAATTTCCCCAATAATCTGAATTCCTTTTTGATTAAGTGCCTTTTTTAAAGATGGTTGCTTAAAAGACTTTAATTCTTCTTCAAGCTGTATATCTCTTTTAATTTTTATTTTTTCTAAAATATCCATATTTTCCCTTTCAATAAAATATAATTTTATCAATAAACTTAATAAAAATTCCCAACACGATTACATGTGTAAAAAAAATTATTATTTTTAATTTAATTTTATATTTTTTTCTTTTTTCTTTATCTTTAATTCTATTTATTTTTTCAAGCGTTTTAAAACTGAAGTATATAATTATTATTTTAAATAAAATCCAACTTATAGGAAGATTCCAAAATCTATTTTTAATCGTATTATTAAGGAGATCAGTCAAAATCCATAAAGGATCTACTGGAACATAAAATAAAAAAATAATTATAGATATTATGTCAGGTACTATAAAATACCTCAAACATTTTTCTTTATATAAAGTTTTTATCATATTTTCAATTTCTCTTACTTTCTATAATTTTATCAATATCTTCAAATGCGTTTTCTAAAGTTTCCGTATGATATTTTTCGTACATACTGTATATTAATTGTGTTATATTAAGTTTATCCCATTCTTTTAAAATATCACTCGCATTTTTATTTTTTTTATCTGCATATTTTTCCAATAAATATATAAAAAAATTCATTTCTTTAGACATAGTAATCATCTCTCATATATAGTGAATTTCTAGGATTTCCAGTTACCTGCTCATTTTCCCACATATCAAAAATTACAAGAGGGCTAAAATCCCACATTTCTAATTCAAAATTTGAAAGCATTTTATATGTTTCTGAATAAAAAAACTTTCTTAACGCTTCCATTTCATTAAAACCGTATTTTTCAACAATTAATCTTATGATTTGAGTATCATATTTTTCCAATATATCTGAAAAAATTGTTTTCATATTCATAATTCCACCTCCAAAAATTTTAAATATTTAAGAGCCTTTTCTGTTTTAAAAGTATACTGATCTTTAAGATTTTGAGGTAAAAGTCTTTTTAAAGCCTCGTTTTCATCGTAGATTCCATTTAAATAGAGATTGATAACAGGCATTGTATTATCGTTTGCAACAGGTCCTATTATAATATCCCAATTTTCATTATTTATTATATTATTGCTCCTATTTTGAGTAACAAATTTAAGCCATTCTCTATTGGCTGATTCAAAATATAAAACTTTCAAATTCTTTAATTGCTCCTTGCTTATTTCATACACGGAAACTGTTGCAATTCCTTGTTGTCTCCGTTTTTGAGTCAGCTTTGCCCATTTTTTAGCCTGTTTAAAATCCGAAGTTAGATAAAAACCATATCCAAAATCTAAGAGCCTAGTATTTGTGATAATTCTAGGATTTTTTACTTTGACATTACTTCCATGATACAATTTCACTTAATCACCCTTTTTTCTTATTTTTTATAATTTTAGGAAAACTAAATAATTTTTATTAGAAAAATTTTAAATTTAAATCCTTTTTATAACATAAATTTCAAAATTATATTTTTTTCAGTTATATTTTACAATACTATTTCACTATTTCTAACAATTTATTATATTGAATTTTGTTTATTAGATAAATAGCATTATACGGAACTTCTACATAATATTTTTTATCATTCTCATAAATATAAACATTTAGTTCTTCAATTTTTAACAAATAATATTTTTCTAGATTTGGAAAATCATTTACAGATTCTGTTCTGCTTCTCAATTGTTTCAATATTTTTACAATGTCATCTATTTTATTAGGAGAATTTATATCTTTAATTTTTCTCTCTTTGCTAAAAACTTCTATTCTAGCAATTTTTTCAGGATTAAAATTGATTTTTCTTGTACTGGTACTATAAAGAAAAAATCCTAAAATAGCCAATATTAAAGTTACTAAAATCAAATACTTACTTTGTATAGTTTTCATAAAACTCATAAACCTTCCCACTCTCAATCGCTTCCAAAATCAATTCTTTTGCCTTTGCAGGATGATCCACCATATTTGCAGTATAAAGTCCAAACATCGCATTTAATACAACTATATCGAATTTTGCTGATTTTTCTTCACCTTTTAATATTCTTTTTAAAATTTCAGCATTTTCTTCTGCTGTTCCACCTTCGATTTCAGAATGAAAAGCCCGTTTAAAGCCAAAACTTTCAGGCGAAATTGTATATTCTAGAATTTGATCTCTTTTTACTTCGATAATTTT harbors:
- a CDS encoding phosphoribosylanthranilate isomerase → MEKNKTLLKICGIRSIEEMEELKGLDIDYIGCIFAKSPRQVNIEIASQIVKIAHKNEKKVVGVFVNAMIRDIVRIVETLKIDVVQLHGNETAEYCEELGKALERIHKNYLNDLKNDVKSIKDKTVIWKSFAVKNKLPNINDYKSFIEYPLFETKGEKAGGNGKTFNWQILKEVSPYSFILAGGISTENVEAAISYRPAVVDVNSKVEIDNRKNKKLVEKIIEIVKS
- the trpA gene encoding tryptophan synthase subunit alpha, with the protein product MNSIKNVFEKKRQNGEKTNIGYVVAGYPNLEFTKKFLENLDKTSIDILEVGVPYSDPLADGKLISEASFAASEAGVTTDTVFDLINEVKEKVTKPLVFLIYYNLIFSYGIDKFIKKCVECGIKGLLVPDLPYEEAKELFEKAKKNNIDFIPFVSVTSQDRIEKVASRGSGFVYAIGSLGVTGSKQVDLPRLEKFIENIRTKTDLPVSLGFGIKNNDNVNTMRKFADGVIVGTSIVEITKSNDVNFTIQKINELFK
- a CDS encoding DUF5301 domain-containing protein, which translates into the protein MSFMKTIQSKYLILVTLILAILGFFLYSTSTRKINFNPEKIARIEVFSKERKIKDINSPNKIDDIVKILKQLRSRTESVNDFPNLEKYYLLKIEELNVYIYENDKKYYVEVPYNAIYLINKIQYNKLLEIVK
- a CDS encoding DUF3990 domain-containing protein, whose protein sequence is MKLYHGSNVKVKNPRIITNTRLLDFGYGFYLTSDFKQAKKWAKLTQKRRQQGIATVSVYEISKEQLKNLKVLYFESANREWLKFVTQNRSNNIINNENWDIIIGPVANDNTMPVINLYLNGIYDENEALKRLLPQNLKDQYTFKTEKALKYLKFLEVEL
- a CDS encoding DUF3791 domain-containing protein is translated as MSKEMNFFIYLLEKYADKKNKNASDILKEWDKLNITQLIYSMYEKYHTETLENAFEDIDKIIESKRN
- a CDS encoding indole-3-glycerol phosphate synthase TrpC, encoding MDILEKIKIKRDIQLEEELKSFKQPSLKKALNQKGIQIIGEIKRASPSKGKIAKDDFDLLKQAQSYVDKGVAAFSILTEKEYFKGENEFIKIVREKFPEMPILRKDFIYTLFQVAHAKFLGASAILLIVRMLDDKTLCELHKLAHDLELDVLVEIHDEVELERALKIPDLEILGVNNRNLDTFEVDILTTKKLVDKIPAEMKEKLILVGESGFMTKDDLEYAKTIGVDGLLIGEALMRGNLNFEKI
- the trpB gene encoding tryptophan synthase subunit beta, with product MENKKAYFGEFGGQFVPETVMTALFELEKAYDELKDDKEFYENFEDLLKNYVGRETPLYYAKSLSDYYNHDIYLKREDLNHTGAHKINNALGQVLLAKKMGKKKVIAETGAGQHGVATATAAALLGLECDVYMGAVDIERQKLNVFRMELLGAKVVSVEDGLKTLKEATTAAIQAWVAEIETVFYVIGSVVGPHPYPTIVRDFQSIIGKEARHQIEDLGKHADHVIACVGGGSNAIGIFSGFLDDKTTKLYGVEAGGLGIDTDKHAATLTLGREGIIHGMKTYVLQNKYGQILPVHSISAGLDYPGIGPEHSYLHDMKRAIYAPVTDKEAMDALILVTRKEGIIPAIESAHALAYLEKLCPTLSKDRRETIIVNVSGRGDKDMHTVFSVLRGDDVNE
- a CDS encoding endonuclease/exonuclease/phosphatase family protein: MSSIKKMVSLFLMANAIMLSAKELKLMTYNIYGARLTNGQKLGQSIKPYSPDFVSLQEVDRNTQRSNFRDVTSDIAKELGYGYYYFQKAMDYDKGEFGIAFISKYPIEKIYSYELPSMGRERRQLIIAEIQKKVFGKKVLIMNTHLDFKQEMKPEEIESLGVLTSFFDKNDIKFISGDFNFLPTTSYYSEMMKNWKDTYMETRSPEIRSLDKPRIDYIFGNKSNKWRVKSSYYINDNTQDWTKLSDHLPYMAVLDIR